The Hemitrygon akajei unplaced genomic scaffold, sHemAka1.3 Scf000061, whole genome shotgun sequence genome contains a region encoding:
- the LOC140721785 gene encoding NACHT, LRR and PYD domains-containing protein 3-like has protein sequence MDTDLNSAISAFLSNCDDHQLFQLTRFYMERLEQAIEEGVEGVSFMLMGEDHFTGREYHSVTELAEKGNRSGASKLLLDLVMEKGSGARRVMWESFVKLHHHLPKLSRILNEIRARGDGQFAYMDTERGLSEVPAHLEDVQQKHKETLRAQTETLRVNTILMREKVKVFQLVDRYAELTVISTVRDRSLVEHELLARGRDHEEWREKHLRGKLDKIRTDQLFKRSFVQKLKRSIFRNKSGMSAAVAGVPGIGKTTMVQKIVYDWATGKIYQQFQFVFSFKFRDLNSINCRINLRELILDQYPYFGNLLREVWKNPEGLLFIFDGLDEFKHKIDFADSRRDTDPKHQCPDPEWWCEVSDIVYSLIQGKLLPGCSVLVTTRPTELQLLEKADIGIWAEILGFVGEERMEYFIRYFEDQTVAEAVFKHVEENEILYTMSYNPSYCWILALALGPFFTQRVRDPQRVPKTITQLYSYYIYNILKNHGREIENPRDVLLRVGQMAFRGVSERKIVFRDGDLINYNLQPSQFLSGFLMELLEREDSARSVVYTFPHLTIQEFVAAVAQFLNPHPGDFLQFLTEAHSTTDGQFDVFLRFVAGLSSPMTARGLEEFLGPFPQETTCQVIDWVKEEVKRQIASTGSESGKRSLLNTLHYLFESQNRGLAQAALGSVETLSFSRMTLTPIDCAVLSHAIGLCDTIKHLDLAGCHIQCEGIQRLGPGLHKCQELRLGWNKLGDSGVKLMSVALRNPECKIQKLWLRDVGLTDSGAEDLVSALSVNLSLTELNLSANDLGDSGVKLVSAALKNTVCKIQKLELDNVGLTYSGSEDLVSALSANPSLTELSLSANKLGDSGVKLVSAALRNPECKIQKLRLWKVGLTDSGAADLASALSTNPSLTELNMGENSLTDRSVPALRRLILTLPSLNQIWLLGNRLSDTGRKEMRSLQEPRPGLRVYCEHLNA, from the exons atggacacag atctgaactccgccatctccgccttcctgtcaaattgtgaCGATCACCAACTGTTCCAGTTGACGAGATTCTACATGGAGCGTctggagcaggcgattgaggagggtgtggagggagtcagCTTCATGTTAATGGGCGAGGATCACTTCACCGGGCGAGAGTATCAC agcgtgactgagctcgcggagaagggaaaccgatcgggcgcttccaaactcctcctggatctggtgatggagaagggctccggggcccggagggtgatgtgggaatcctttgtgaaactacatcaccatttaccgaagctgagcagaatattgaatgAAATACGGGCACGAG gtgACGGCCAGTTCGCCTACATGGACACTGAGCGGGGATTATCTGAAGTGCCCGCACATCTGGAAG atgttcaacagaaacacaaggagactctgcgggcacaaactgaaacactgagagtgaacacgatcctgatgagggagaaggtgaaggttttccagctggttgatcgatacgctgagctcacggtcatttctactgttcgagatcggagtctagtggaacatgagctgctggcaagaggcagagaccacgaggagtggagagagaaacatctccggGGTAAGCTGGAcaaaatccggactgatcagttattcAAGAGGAGTTTTGTTCAAAAATTGAAAAGATCTATTTTTAGAAACAAATCCGGGATgtcggcagcagtggccggagtcccggggattgggaaaacaacaatggtacaaaagattgtttatgactgggccacagggaagatataccaacaattccagtttgtcttcagtttcaaattccgggatttaaactccattaactgcagaataaatctgagggaactgattctggatcagtatccttactttgggaatttactgagagaggtctggaagaacccagagggattgctatttatattcgatggtttggatgaattcaaacacaaaattgattttgctgacagtcggagagatacagaccccaaacaccagtgcccagatcccgagtggtggtgtgaagtgtctgacattgtgtacagtttaatccagggcaagctgctcccagggtgttcagtgctggtgaccacacGCCCCACTGAGTTACAGTTATTGGAAAAGGCAGATATTGgtatctgggctgaaatcctgggatttgttggtgaggaacggatgGAATACttcatcaggtattttgaagatcagacggtggcagaagctgttttcaaacacgtggaggagaacgagatcctgtacaccatgagctacaacccatcctactgctggatcctcgctctggcactgggcccctttttcacacaaagagtcagggacccgcagcgagttcccaagaccatcacccaactgtactcctactatatttacaacatcctgaaaaaccacggccgtgagattgagaacccccgagatgtgttactcagggttggtcagatggccttcagaggagtgtccgagaggaagattgtgtttagagatggagatttgattaattacaatctgcagccttcccagttcctgtccgggttcctgatggagcttttggagagagaggattctgcccggagcgtggtgtacacattcccacaccttaccatccaagagtttgtagctgcagtcgcacaattcctgaatccacatcctggGGATTTCCTgcaattcctcactgaagcccacagcACGACAGATGGGCAATTTGATGTAttcctccgttttgttgctggtctctcctccccaatgacagctcggggtctggaggagtttctgggtccatttcctcaggAAACAACCTGccaggtgattgactgggtgaaggaggaggttaaacgccagattgCTAGCACGGGGAGTGAatctggtaaaaggagcctcctgaacacattgcactacctgtttgagtctcagaatcgtggactggctcaggccgcactgggatctgtggaaacactttcatttagtaggatgacactgaccccgattgactgcgcggtcctgtctcatgcaatcggactctgtgatacaataaaacacctcgacctggctggctgccacattcagtgtgaaggaatccagcggctgggacccgggctgcacaagtgccaggagttgag acttgggtggAATAaattgggagattcaggagtgaaactgatgtctgtggctctgaggaacccagagtgtaaaatacagaaactgtg gctgagggatgtcggtctcacagattctggtgccgaggatctcgtctccgctctcagtgtAAATCTATCACTGACAGAGCTGAACCTGAGTGCcaatgacctgggagattcaggagtgaaactagtgtctgcggctctgaagaACACggtgtgtaaaatacagaaactgga gctggacaatgtcggtctcacataTTCTGGttccgaggatctcgtctccgctctcagtgcaAACCCATCATTGACGGAGCTGAGCCTGAGTgctaataaactgggagattcaggagtgaaactggtgtctgcggctctgaggaacccggagtgtaaaatacagaaactgcg gctgtggaaagtcggtctcacagattctggtgctgcggatctcgcctccgctctcagtacaaacccatcactgacggagctgaacatGGGTGAAAACTCGCTGAccgaccgatctgtccccgctctccgtcGCCTCATACTGACTCTCCCAAGTCTGAATCAGAtttg GTTGCTGGGGAATCGGTTGAGTGACACCGGGAGGAAGGAaatgagatctctgcaggaaccgagacccggactgagagtgtactgtgaacatctgaatgcgtga